The following coding sequences lie in one Petrotoga sibirica DSM 13575 genomic window:
- a CDS encoding flagellar FlbD family protein, whose protein sequence is MIKLTKLNDEEFYINPYQIEKIECHPDTTITMMNGHVYVVKESIEEVNKKVVELNKEIFGK, encoded by the coding sequence ATGATTAAACTCACAAAATTAAACGATGAAGAATTTTATATAAACCCTTATCAAATTGAAAAAATAGAGTGTCACCCTGATACGACAATAACAATGATGAACGGACATGTTTACGTCGTTAAAGAAAGTATTGAAGAAGTTAATAAAAAAGTGGTAGAATTAAATAAAGAGATTTTTGGCAAATAA
- a CDS encoding motility protein A, whose amino-acid sequence MDISTIIGLSLAIVAIVVGTGSEFTTLIDIPSFFITVLGSIGATFIAHPSSRSFKMFNIIIESFKNPKIDNLETLRTLYSFSEKARRDGMISLEEDLASVQSEFLRDGLRAAVDGTDPEEIKKILEVKMDMYQETEEDKISVLDTWGAMAPAFGMIGTLIGLVLLLDTLSDPTTIGPRMSLALITTLYGALIANTIALPPAEKLKKRVDKNINQMRMMLEGILSIVQGENPHLMEEKLKAFLSEEERSTYEAEKGEAVL is encoded by the coding sequence GTGGATATATCAACAATAATCGGATTATCTTTAGCAATAGTTGCAATAGTAGTGGGTACAGGAAGTGAATTTACAACTTTAATAGATATTCCTTCTTTTTTTATAACCGTGTTGGGATCTATTGGTGCAACTTTCATTGCTCATCCAAGTTCAAGGTCTTTTAAAATGTTTAATATTATCATTGAATCTTTTAAAAATCCTAAGATAGACAACCTTGAAACCTTAAGAACCTTGTACTCGTTTTCTGAAAAAGCAAGACGTGACGGAATGATATCTTTAGAAGAAGATTTAGCAAGTGTTCAAAGTGAATTTTTAAGAGACGGTTTGAGAGCCGCCGTTGATGGTACGGATCCAGAAGAAATAAAAAAGATATTAGAAGTGAAAATGGACATGTACCAAGAAACTGAAGAAGATAAGATCTCAGTTTTGGACACCTGGGGAGCCATGGCTCCGGCCTTTGGTATGATAGGAACTTTGATAGGATTAGTTTTATTGTTAGATACTCTCAGTGATCCGACAACTATTGGCCCAAGGATGTCTCTTGCTCTTATTACAACGTTATACGGTGCTCTTATTGCAAATACCATCGCTCTACCACCTGCTGAAAAACTAAAAAAAAGGGTGGATAAAAATATCAATCAAATGCGAATGATGTTGGAAGGTATACTATCGATAGTACAAGGAGAAAATCCACATTTGATGGAAGAAAAACTTAAGGCATTTCTCAGTGAAGAAGAAAGAAGTACCTATGAGGCAGAAAAAGGTGAAGCTGTTTTGTAA